ACAAATAATTGGAAATAACAATAGGGGATAAGGAAACATTCACTGAATTATATGATGAAATTCAAAATGTGTGCAATTCAGCTATGATGTCCAAAAAGGCAAAATCAACAATTGAATATTTGGGATTAAATTTTCACGGTTTTTTATATTAATTCAAATACGATACTTTTTTTAATATCTTTAACTAAATATTAATAGTAATTTAATAATTTTAGGTTTTTATCATGAATATTACTCATAGACATGTTGATGAAATTTTTGAATATGACGGTAGTCAAATCAATCCGTCATGGGCTTTTCAGGAGTTTGGAATTTATGGATCATCTGTTGTAACATGGATAGGGCCTGTAAACATAACTCCGGATAATCTAAAAGACTTTGCTGATGTCGGCCTTGAAATCAAGTCAAATTATATGGTAAATTTCATTTGTGAGTTTTTTGACCAGCAGCCTCCAAATATGAGAATTGCTTATTTAAGGCAAAGGCTTCTTGTAATGATATTTAGAGAAATTCTAACTGAATATGGTATTGCAACAAAAAGGGAAGGTGATGACATATTTGTTGAGGATAGAAAACTTTCCATTTCCATTGCAAGTATTTCCCTAAGTTCTGCAAAAATTCATTTTGCACTTAATTTGGAAGATAAAGGAACTCCAAATGATGTTGAAACCATAGGATTGTATGATATTGAAGTAAATGAAAAACAGGTATTCAATCAGG
This is a stretch of genomic DNA from Methanobrevibacter sp.. It encodes these proteins:
- a CDS encoding DUF366 family protein, which codes for MNITHRHVDEIFEYDGSQINPSWAFQEFGIYGSSVVTWIGPVNITPDNLKDFADVGLEIKSNYMVNFICEFFDQQPPNMRIAYLRQRLLVMIFREILTEYGIATKREGDDIFVEDRKLSISIASISLSSAKIHFALNLEDKGTPNDVETIGLYDIEVNEKQVFNQDNLLELINKTVTRFVDELETIENDISKTKVLG